Proteins from a genomic interval of Arvicanthis niloticus isolate mArvNil1 chromosome 26, mArvNil1.pat.X, whole genome shotgun sequence:
- the LOC143438793 gene encoding LOW QUALITY PROTEIN: olfactory receptor 8B4-like (The sequence of the model RefSeq protein was modified relative to this genomic sequence to represent the inferred CDS: deleted 1 base in 1 codon), which yields MTPRNSSSVIEFILVGFSDQPALQLPLFFFFLGIYVLTVAGNLGLITLIGLNSSLHTPMYFFLFNLSFIDFCYSCVFTPKMLSDFVSENIISYMGCMTQLFFFCFFVNSECYVLVSMAYDRYVAICHPLLYTVTMSPQVCTLLIFGSYVIGFAGAMAHTGSMLTLTFCDSNRIHHYLCEVLPLLQLSCTSTYVNELVFFIVVGVVITASSISIFISYALILSNILKIPSAEGRSKAFGTCGSHVVAVALFFGSGAFTYLTTSFSESMEEGRFASVFYTNVVPMLNPLIYSLRNKDVKLALNKTLKRVLF from the exons ATGACTCCAAGAAATAGCTCCTCTGTAATTGAATTCATCCTTGTGGGATTTTCAGACCAACCAGCTCTCCAA ctacctctcttcttcttcttcttaggTATCTATGTGCTTACTGTTGCAGGCAATTTGGGATTGATCACCTTAATTGGGTTGAATTCTAGCCTTCACACTCCAATGTACTTTTTCCTCTTCAACTTGTCCTTTATAGATTTCTGTTACTCCTGTGTGTTCACCCCGAAAATGTTGAGTGattttgtctcagaaaatatTATCTCCTACATGGGATGCATGACtcaactgtttttcttttgtttctttgtcaatTCTGAGTGCTATGTGCTGGTGTCaatggcctatgatcgctatgtggccatTTGCCACCCTTTGCTGTACACAGTCACCATGTCTCCTCAGGTCTGCACTTTGCTTATATTTGGTTCATATGTGATAGGGTTTGCTGGAGCCATGGCCCACACTGGAAGCATGCTGACACTTACGTTCTGTGATTCCAACAGGATCCACCACTATCTCTGTGAAGTTCTCCCCCTCCTACAGCTCTCCTGCACCAGCACCTATGTCAATGAGcttgtgttttttattgttgttggggTAGTCATCACAGCATCCAGTATCAGCATCTTTATCTCTTATGCGTTGATTCTCTCCAATATTCTTAAGATTCCTTCTGCTGAGGGCAGATCCAAAGCCTTTGGCACATGTGGTTCCCATGTAGTTGCAGTTGCTCTGTTTTTTGGCTCAGGGGCATTCACCTATTTAACAACCTCTTTCTCTGAGTCAATGGAGGAGGGAAGGTTTGCTTCAGTATTTTATACCAATGTGGTTCCCATGCTTAACCCACTGATCTATAGTTTGAGAAATAAAGATGTTAAACTTGCCCTAAATAAAACCTTGAAGAGAGTGCTCTTCTGA
- the LOC143438984 gene encoding olfactory receptor 8B8 encodes MFSVPLYNDPFLLSLSQQNAVRMATGNSSVTEFILAGLTDQPGLHMPLFFLFLGFYMVTVVGNLGLISLIGLNSHLHTPMYFFLFNLSLIDFCYSTVITPKMLVSFVSKKNIISYAGCMTQLFFFLFFVVSESFILSAMAYDRYVAICTPLMYTVTMSPQVCLLLLLGVYVMGFAGAMAHTAFMVRLTFCADRLVNHYMCDILPLLERSCTSTYVNELVVFIVVGIDIGVPTVTIFISYALILSSILRISSTEGRSKAFSTCSSHIIAVSLFFGSGAFMYLKPSSLLPMNQGKVSSLFYTIVVPMLNPLIYSLRNKDVKVALRKTLNKRSFS; translated from the coding sequence ATGTTTTCTGTCCCCCTCTACAATGAcccttttctcttgtctctgtctcaacAGAATGCCGTGAGGATGGCCACTGGGAATTCCTCTGTGACAGAGTTCATCCTCGCAGGGCTGACAGACCAGCCAGGACTCCACAtgcccctcttctttctctttctaggttTCTACATGGTGACTGTGGTGGGGAACCTGGGCTTGATCTCCCTGATAGGGCTGAACTCTCACctgcacacccccatgtacttctttctCTTCAACTTATCCCTCATAGATTTCTGCTACTCCACTGTTATCACCCCCAAAATGCTGGTGAgttttgtctcaaagaaaaacatcatCTCTTACGCTGGATGCATGACTcagctcttcttctttcttttctttgtcgtCTCCGAGTCCTTCATCCTGTCAGCCATGGCATATGACAGGTATGTCGCCATCTGTACCCCTCTGATGTACACGGTGACTATGTCTCCCCAGGTGTGCTTACTCCTTTTGCTAGGTGTGTATGTAATGGGATTTGCTGGCGCCATGGCCCACACAGCATTCATGGTGAGACTGACCTTCTGTGCTGACAGGCTTGTCAATCACTACATGTGTGACATCCTCCCTCTTCTGGAACGCTCTTGCACCAGCACCTATGTAAATGAGCTGGTAGTCTTCATTGTTGTGGGCATTGATATAGGGGTACCCACAGTCACCATCTTTATTTCTTATGCCCTCATCCTGTCCAGCATCCTTCGCATCAGCTCCACAGAGGGCAGGTCCAAAGCCTTCAGCACCTGCAGCTCCCACATAATTgcagtttctctcttttttgggtCAGGGGCATTTATGTACCTCAAACCATCTTCTCTTTTGCCTATGAACCAGGGGAAAGTGTCCTCTTTGTTTTATACCATTGTGGTGCCCATGCTCAACCCACTAATCTATAGCTTAAGGAACAAGGATGTCAAAGTTGCTCTGAGAAAAACATTGAACAAACGTTCGTTTTCCTAA